The nucleotide window TAGGAACGATGATCGAACGGAATACGAGTAACAGGATGATCAGTGACAACAGGATGATAATGCCTACATAAATTGGGAACACCTGCGCCAGTTTGGCGGACATATCGATGTTAACAGCTGTAAGTCCAGTAACCCCAAGCTTCACATCATAGGTCTGTGCGATACCGGAATCAGCCGAGCGCAGATCAGTGACCAGTGTTTTAGTGAGAGCATCGTTAGGACCCGTTTTTGGAATGAGACTAAAGATAGCCAAATCTTCTGTCATCCCAAGCGGTGTAACCTGTGCAACGTTGTTTTGACCTTGAAGCTCCATCACCAGACCACCCAAGAGTTCAGGGGTAACTTTTGCGGAAGATTGATTAGGCTCTGCGACCAGAATAAGTGGTCCGTTGAATCCTTCTCCGAAACCTTCCGAGATGGCATCATAGCTCTGTCTTGCGTCCGTATCGAGATTCGCTGAGGAAGCACCAGGGATACCCATTTCCATTTTCGCGATCGGTGTCGCCGCAAAACCAAGAATGACGATGATGGCGATAATGGTAGCCCAACGATTCTTGATAACGAATTTCACCCATTTATCCGCGACTCCGTTGCTAGCGGCTTTAGGCTGTTTCGCGCTCTTTTCACGAGCTTTGGCGGAACAGATGCGTTCTCCTACCAATCCCAGTAAAGCTGGCAGCAGGGTTAAAGCAACGAATACGTTAATGAGCACGGTGGCAGCTGCGACCAAAGCCATCGTAGACAAGAATGTAAGACCGATGACAAGCATACCGCACAGTGCAATAATGACGGTTAATCCGGCAAAAAATACTGCACTGCCCGATGTGCCAATGGCTCTTGCTGTTGCTTCTTTTGCACTCAAGCCTTGATCAATAATCATTCGACGCTGGCGATTGACAATGAAGAGCGCATAGTCGATTCCGACAGCCAATCCAACCATGAGAGCCAGTACGGAAGTGACACTAGGCATTTCAATGAATTTGGAGATTGAGAACGCACCACCAACTCCAATAGCAACACCGAGTAGTGCTGTGATCAGAGGCAGACCTGCTGCAACGACTGATCCAAGAGTGATCAGCAATACAATGACAGCAATGACCAGTCCGACAATCTCTGCCGAGCCGACTCCAATCGATACGGTTTTGAGTGTTTCGCCAGGCAACACCGTAATATTAGTTCCTTGCTCTACTGTCATAACGGACTGAATAACGGAATCAAATACATCTTGCGTGATGGCAGACTGTTCAATTGTAAATTGGAACTGGAACAGTGCAATACTGCCGTCCGAAGAGATCAGCATGCCAGGTACAGGAACGCCATCCACCATCAAAGGTCCATAAGGAGGGGGCGTGGTTGTTGCGGATTGCGCCATATCAGTAGCCTGAGCATTCTGAGCCATTTCCGCGGTAGCTCCCGAATTACCCGCTTCAGCTGCGTAGTCCGCAGGGTTAATGACTTTGTCTAATCCGTAAACTTCATTAATACCTTTCATCATGGCTGCCAAACGTTCAGGCGTATCCAACCGCTCGTTGTCTGGTGCTTTGAAGACAACACTTCCTTGACCGCCGGAGGCGGCTGGCAGTTCTTTTGCCAATTGATCCAGAACCTTCTGTGACTCTGTGCCTTCAATCTTCATTTCAGAACTGATGTGAATACCATTGATGCTGATCATGGAGATGACAATTCCCAGAATTAAAACCCAGCCAATGATGAAGGTTACAGGTTTGCTAAAAGCGGTTTTCCCCACTCTGTATAATAATGTAGACATTTCTCTATTTTACACTCCCTCTAAGATGAATGTGGATGGTTAGCTTGTTCGAATCCTGTTCGCAAATGAGCAAACATGGTTTCTAAAAATTGATCGAACGTTACAGCACCGGGCTTGGTATCTTCAGTAATGACTTGTCCAGGCAGCAATACATTGAGTCTTCCATCAATTAATGGAAGTATGGTGCCGTACATTGCATTAATTAGAAGATAAGTATAAATCTCGTCATGCTTTCCGTTAGATAAGTCTAATAAAGTCTCTTGTGCCTGCGTCTGCATTCGGTGCATGGCTCCAAGGTAATGCGGTTCAAGCACGGGATAGGTCTGTGATAGCGATAGCAGCTGATGTAGTCTTCCTATTAGTTCTGTTGTAAGCTGCATCTTGATCAGGTCATACAGTACGTCAAGCAAGGAGACATTCTCGGGCATTTCGGTAAGTAAAGCTTCGAGTTCCGTTGTATTCTGAACGGATGTTGCACCTCTTGCTACGGCTTCTTCTTTACATGTGAAGTAGTTTGCAAATGTTCTACGTGAACACCCCACCTGATGCACGATATCTTCCACCGTAAAGCCATCAAGGCCATGTTCAAGGGTAAGTTCAAATGCAGCAACAGCAAGCGCTCTTTCAGTTGCTTCTTTTTTCAAATGTCGCAAGTTTCGTTTGATCATTATTCTCCGCTTATGCGTTCACCTCCAGCGTCAATGAGTATGGTGTAATTATGTTTATGATGAGCATACATACTAAGCATGCACGTTGTGAGGTTTATCATATCAACAATTTGCCCAATGTGCAAATTTACTCATTGTGCAATTATTTTAATGTGACGAACATACTTCGAATGAAAGCTTCAACTCCAAGGGAATGAATGTTAAAATCAGAGAAAAACCTGGGGCGATGACGGGACATGAGTAGTCGTAAACAAAGTTTATTGGAAACAGCACTTGCACTATTTTTAGAGTATAGCTATGCAAATACAACAATCCAGATGATTCTGGATCAATCGGGTGTATCCAAAGGCACATTCTACAAATTCTTCAGTTCGAAAGAAGACTGTTTATATTCAATTATTGATCAGCGTATGCAAGAGGATGTTTTCATTCGTAAAGAGCTTGAGCAAAATCATTACACATCGGATTATGACTTGCTCGTAGATCAGATTGCGATTCCTATGTCTGTACCTAATAAAGAGCGAGTCTGGGAATTATATTGGACGGGCTTTTACTCCGGTGAGATCAACTCAGCGAAACTAGCTACAGTTCAGCTAAATTGGCTGTCTACACGCTTGATTCAGGTGTACGGGAAGGACATCAGCTTGTACGCCAACGAAGGCGCCATATTGTGCTATGGCATATTACATCAGATTGCCAACACTTCGAGAAGTCTAAATACGCAAAAACCGGTATGGAGCGAAGTGGTTCCCAAAGTATTAACGTACATTGAAGTGATATTAAGAACCATGCATCAGAGAAATGAACATATTTTTGACTTTCAGTCTCTCTATTTCCTGAATGCGGACGAGCGTAACCGTGATATGGGACGGGGTATTGATACTCTGTTGGAGGAATTGGAAGAGTTCAACAAGCGTGTTCATAAATCCAAGGAATCTGCACCATTGAAGCAACTTTCCAAAGGGCTTTTGGCGCTTTTACAGGATAAAGAGGATTTAAATATTCCCGTAATCGAAGTTGTACTTCAAGCATTTCACAAAGAGTACAAATCCAGTGCTTTTCAAGCAGAAGCCAATAGACTCACTGAAGCTTGCTGGTGGTTTTTGGAACTGGTGAAACAACGTCATTAATATGGGGTTGGCTTAAATGCCGACCTCTTTTTTTATGATTTTTATACTTGGAATTATCTTGATTATACTAATCGTATATTAGGATAATTCCTGTATAACAGTTGTTTACTGCCGTTTAATCTAGTGGATTTGAAATTAAATATACGAGTAGTATATAATTGGAATGAACATATATTTCCATAGATTTGAAATAACTTCACTTCGAAAGGAAGATTTTTATGAATCATTCGAATAACCAGACATCAGAAAAAGCAGAATTTAATTTGTTTAGCGAAGAAAATAGTAAAGATCCATTTGCCATGTTTGCACAGATGCGTTCCAAAGGCTCCGTTGTACCTATCCCTAATCCGATGGGTGGTGCAGGGCAAACCTGGATTGTAACTCGAATGGACATTGCCATGGAAGTGTTGAAAGATCATTCTCGATTTACAGTAGATATGAACTCTATTGATAGTGGGAATGATATTCGAAAGAATCTCTCAGGTGAGCTTGGTTCATCGGAACCCCAGACCTTTTTTACCGGAAAGTCGATGCTCTTTGTCGATGAACCGGATCACCGAAGACTGCGAAGCCTAGTGTCCAAAGCGTTCACTCCAAGATATATGGAAAGTCTGCGTCCACGCGTCCAGGAAATTGCCGATGAATTAATTGACCAATTTGAAGGAAAGGGAGAGATGGATCTTGTAAAAGACTATGCCTATCCTTTCCCAATCAACGTTATTTCCGAGATGCTGGGTATACCTCTGGAAGACCGACCTCAGATCCATGTATGGTCTGAAGCTATTGCGAAAGGTCTTGGTTTTGGTAAACAGGACCCTGCAGTAGCGCAGCACTTGCGAGCATTCGCAGAGTACACCTCACAGCTTGTGGCGAACAAACGAGTAGAACCCTCAGATGACCTCATCAGTCAATTAATTGCCATTGAGGAGGAGGGAGATCGATTGAATGAAGATGAATTAATATCCATGATCACGTTATTGATATTTGCTGGACATGAGACAACTTCCAATCTGATTGCAACCGGTTCTTATCTTCTTCTGACCCATCCCGAACAACTGGAACAACTGAAACAAGATCTGAATCTGGTTCCTTCTGCGGTGGAGGAGTTGTTACGTTATAATGGACCCGCCACTTCTTCTGGTCCTCGTTATGCAACACAGGACACGGAACTGGATGGACAATCGATTCAAAAGGGAGATGTTGTGATTCCTCTATTGAAATCAGCGAACAGGGACGAGCACCAATTTACTGATCCGGAAGAATTGCATATTGAACGAAAAATAAAACGGCATTTGGCCTTTGGCCATGGTATTCATATGTGTCTTGGCGCTCCACTTGCGCGTGTGGAGGGGGACGTGGCGTTTACTACGCTTTTACGTCGGCTACCCGATCTTCAGCTCCGTGTTCCTCAGGAAGAGATTCATTGGCATGCCGCTTTGTCATCACAGGGACTGGCAGCTTTGCCAGTGAAATTTTAATAGATAACTTAGTGTGACCCACTAGAGTATGACGAATTTTCGTCATACTCTTTATTGGTAATGATGATAGAATGGAATGAACAAGAAACATGTTAATGGATTGAACACTGCTTAATGTAAAAGATAAAGTGGGGTACATAATTTTTGTTGTGGAGGTAAACCTTATGAATAAAGATGAACAATTCATGCATAAAGCGATTGAAATTGCTCTACAAGCTCGCAAAGAAGGAAACGAACCATTCGGAGCCATTCTGGTGAAAAATGGAGAGGTCGTCATGATTGGGGAAAATAAAATCAATACTTTTTGTGATCCCACACATCATGCAGAAATCGGACTTATCCGAAAGTATTGTTCCGAACACCATGTGTTTGACCTGAGCGAGTACACCCTGTATACAAGTTGTGAACCGTGTGTGATGTGTTCCGGTGCCATGGTTTGGTCGAATCTGGGGAGACTGGTGTATAGCGTATCCCATGATCAATTAGCGAAAATCGCTGGCGGCAACATCATGATCTCGTGTGAAGAAGTATTCGATAAAAGTCCTCAAAAGCCTGAAGTAGTGGGTGAATTGCTTAACGCAGAAGGATTAAAAGTATTCGAAGGATATCAATTTCATTCCGAGTCCTCATCTGAACAAAAAATATATTTTTAATTATTGCTTGATTTTTTTTTCAACGTCTGATAGTGTAAGACCTGTGATTTTGGGAAGTTGATTTATCAATATTAATTAGAGCTTTCCAGCAGATAATTTTGACCACTTCTTCAAGAAGTTAAGGCCATACGGACAGCCGGGTCAAACGCCGATTGGCAACTTATGTTGCTTTATTGATTGAGTTCAAAGCTCAAATTTTATAAGTTGGTTACTTTACAACCAGTGCAATTGCACATCAACTTGTGAAACGGTCAA belongs to Paenibacillus sp. FSL H8-0079 and includes:
- a CDS encoding MMPL family transporter, with amino-acid sequence MSTLLYRVGKTAFSKPVTFIIGWVLILGIVISMISINGIHISSEMKIEGTESQKVLDQLAKELPAASGGQGSVVFKAPDNERLDTPERLAAMMKGINEVYGLDKVINPADYAAEAGNSGATAEMAQNAQATDMAQSATTTPPPYGPLMVDGVPVPGMLISSDGSIALFQFQFTIEQSAITQDVFDSVIQSVMTVEQGTNITVLPGETLKTVSIGVGSAEIVGLVIAVIVLLITLGSVVAAGLPLITALLGVAIGVGGAFSISKFIEMPSVTSVLALMVGLAVGIDYALFIVNRQRRMIIDQGLSAKEATARAIGTSGSAVFFAGLTVIIALCGMLVIGLTFLSTMALVAAATVLINVFVALTLLPALLGLVGERICSAKAREKSAKQPKAASNGVADKWVKFVIKNRWATIIAIIVILGFAATPIAKMEMGIPGASSANLDTDARQSYDAISEGFGEGFNGPLILVAEPNQSSAKVTPELLGGLVMELQGQNNVAQVTPLGMTEDLAIFSLIPKTGPNDALTKTLVTDLRSADSGIAQTYDVKLGVTGLTAVNIDMSAKLAQVFPIYVGIIILLSLIILLLVFRSIIVPIKATIGFLLSILATFGITTAVFQWGWLHSLFGFDTGGPLLSFMPIIVTGILYGLAMDYQVFLVSSMRESYVHGQRGTESVVHGYNQVSRVVVAAAVIMVSVFAGFIFTDDVMIKQIGFTLAVGILIDAFIIRMGLVPAIMAIFGDKAWALPKWLDRILPNLDVEGEKLIASLHAEEHANTKSGSK
- a CDS encoding TetR/AcrR family transcriptional regulator — its product is MIKRNLRHLKKEATERALAVAAFELTLEHGLDGFTVEDIVHQVGCSRRTFANYFTCKEEAVARGATSVQNTTELEALLTEMPENVSLLDVLYDLIKMQLTTELIGRLHQLLSLSQTYPVLEPHYLGAMHRMQTQAQETLLDLSNGKHDEIYTYLLINAMYGTILPLIDGRLNVLLPGQVITEDTKPGAVTFDQFLETMFAHLRTGFEQANHPHSS
- a CDS encoding TetR/AcrR family transcriptional regulator; amino-acid sequence: MSSRKQSLLETALALFLEYSYANTTIQMILDQSGVSKGTFYKFFSSKEDCLYSIIDQRMQEDVFIRKELEQNHYTSDYDLLVDQIAIPMSVPNKERVWELYWTGFYSGEINSAKLATVQLNWLSTRLIQVYGKDISLYANEGAILCYGILHQIANTSRSLNTQKPVWSEVVPKVLTYIEVILRTMHQRNEHIFDFQSLYFLNADERNRDMGRGIDTLLEELEEFNKRVHKSKESAPLKQLSKGLLALLQDKEDLNIPVIEVVLQAFHKEYKSSAFQAEANRLTEACWWFLELVKQRH
- a CDS encoding cytochrome P450; this translates as MNHSNNQTSEKAEFNLFSEENSKDPFAMFAQMRSKGSVVPIPNPMGGAGQTWIVTRMDIAMEVLKDHSRFTVDMNSIDSGNDIRKNLSGELGSSEPQTFFTGKSMLFVDEPDHRRLRSLVSKAFTPRYMESLRPRVQEIADELIDQFEGKGEMDLVKDYAYPFPINVISEMLGIPLEDRPQIHVWSEAIAKGLGFGKQDPAVAQHLRAFAEYTSQLVANKRVEPSDDLISQLIAIEEEGDRLNEDELISMITLLIFAGHETTSNLIATGSYLLLTHPEQLEQLKQDLNLVPSAVEELLRYNGPATSSGPRYATQDTELDGQSIQKGDVVIPLLKSANRDEHQFTDPEELHIERKIKRHLAFGHGIHMCLGAPLARVEGDVAFTTLLRRLPDLQLRVPQEEIHWHAALSSQGLAALPVKF
- a CDS encoding nucleoside deaminase; its protein translation is MNKDEQFMHKAIEIALQARKEGNEPFGAILVKNGEVVMIGENKINTFCDPTHHAEIGLIRKYCSEHHVFDLSEYTLYTSCEPCVMCSGAMVWSNLGRLVYSVSHDQLAKIAGGNIMISCEEVFDKSPQKPEVVGELLNAEGLKVFEGYQFHSESSSEQKIYF